Proteins from one Ranitomeya variabilis isolate aRanVar5 chromosome 1, aRanVar5.hap1, whole genome shotgun sequence genomic window:
- the LOC143785022 gene encoding uncharacterized protein LOC143785022: protein MGIGHSASAGPVYVTLEEHLRRLADCVMRLPSPLFQKERPMVTSPIAKRRRYAITEEEPARGKRKREERGKTLKLCNCLDEKEEEEKASKKIKLGITENELRLKTLKEMCAWLDEEEDEEEKKEEEEKAKKMKLCIRIPTSST, encoded by the coding sequence TTTACGTCACACTGGAGGAACACCTGAGAAGACTGGCGGATTGTGTGATGCGTCTCCCGTCACCCCTCTTCCAGAAGGAGCGCCCGATGGTGACCAGCCCCATTGCAAAAAGAAGAAGATATGCCATAACTGAGGAAGAACCAGCCAGGGGGAAAAGGAAAAGGGAAGAAAGAGGCAAGACACTAAAACTGTGCAACTGCCTGGATGAAaaggaagaagaggagaaagcATCAAAGAAGATTAAACTGGGCATCACGGAAAATGAATTAAGACTCAAGACCCTAAAAGAAATGTGCGCCTGGCTGGATGAAGAGGAAGACGAggaagaaaagaaggaagaagaggagaaagcAAAGAAGATGAAACTCTGCATAAGGATCCCTACAAGCAGCACATGA